From a region of the Janthinobacterium sp. 61 genome:
- a CDS encoding PEP-CTERM sorting domain-containing protein: MTLLRATAVAALLAAGGAHAQTTTIGFDALEQAGILGSLFPSYSEGGYDFNSSFLGLLSSAHQSSLAYAGSAGLSATLLSTTTLSRTDGAAFSLSSISLADFVSLPGSYDVTFVGHQVGGGTVTQTFSLDGSHTFSDYTFTGFDNLVSASWKEGALHTFQVDNIAASVSAVPEPATYGMLLGGLGLLAFLRRRKNAA; the protein is encoded by the coding sequence ATGACCCTCTTGCGCGCGACTGCTGTCGCTGCCCTTCTCGCCGCTGGCGGCGCCCACGCGCAAACCACTACCATCGGCTTCGATGCGCTGGAACAGGCCGGCATCCTCGGTTCCCTTTTCCCCTCCTACTCGGAAGGCGGCTACGATTTCAACAGCAGCTTCCTGGGTCTGTTGAGTTCTGCGCATCAGAGCAGCTTGGCCTACGCGGGCTCGGCCGGCCTGAGCGCCACGCTGCTGTCGACGACAACCTTGAGCCGTACCGACGGTGCTGCATTCTCGCTCAGCTCGATCAGCCTGGCTGACTTCGTGAGCCTGCCCGGTTCCTACGACGTGACCTTTGTCGGCCATCAGGTGGGCGGCGGCACGGTGACCCAGACCTTCAGTCTCGATGGCAGCCATACTTTCAGCGATTACACGTTCACGGGCTTCGACAATCTGGTGTCGGCATCGTGGAAGGAAGGCGCCTTGCACACCTTCCAGGTCGATAATATCGCCGCCAGTGTGAGCGCCGTGCCCGAACCGGCCACGTATGGCATGCTGCTGGGCGGCCTGGGCCTGCTGGCCTTCCTGCGCCGCCGCAAGAACGCCGCCTGA
- a CDS encoding YgjP-like metallopeptidase domain-containing protein — MQPSLKYLSAYSEQTQAQVQQLIAQDKLGEVLLKRYPNAHDVRNDKALYQYVQDLKNEFLRNAEPINKVAFDSKIHVIQHALGLHTSISRVQGGKLKAKHEIRVATMFKEVPLEFLRMIAVHELAHVKEKQHDKAFYKLCAYMEPQYHQYEFDVRLYLTQLDLSGQRLWS, encoded by the coding sequence ATGCAGCCATCCCTGAAATACCTGAGCGCCTATTCCGAACAAACGCAAGCGCAAGTGCAGCAACTGATCGCGCAAGACAAGCTGGGCGAAGTCCTGTTAAAACGCTACCCGAATGCGCACGATGTGCGCAACGACAAGGCGTTGTACCAGTACGTGCAAGACTTGAAGAATGAATTCCTGCGCAACGCCGAGCCCATTAACAAGGTGGCGTTCGACAGCAAGATCCACGTGATCCAGCATGCGCTGGGCTTGCATACCTCGATCTCGCGCGTGCAGGGCGGCAAGCTCAAGGCCAAGCATGAAATCCGCGTGGCCACCATGTTCAAGGAAGTGCCGCTGGAATTCCTGCGCATGATCGCCGTGCACGAACTGGCGCATGTAAAAGAAAAGCAACATGACAAGGCCTTCTACAAGCTGTGTGCGTACATGGAACCGCAGTACCACCAGTACGAATTCGACGTGCGCCTGTACCTGACCCAGCTCGACCTGTCGGGCCAGCGCCTGTGGTCGTGA
- a CDS encoding KGG domain-containing protein has product MANSNEQGNGAGSSQKTKESGNAKGTIKRGFAAMNEQQQREIASKGGQAAHQKGTAHEFDSEEARRAGQKGGEAVSRNRVHMAEIGRKGGESRQSAQRANESRSSSTAGSGSAEQQAKASRQGSKDEDDKGQG; this is encoded by the coding sequence ATGGCTAACAGTAATGAGCAGGGCAACGGCGCTGGCAGCAGCCAGAAAACCAAGGAATCGGGCAACGCCAAAGGAACGATCAAGCGCGGCTTCGCCGCCATGAACGAGCAGCAGCAACGCGAAATTGCCAGCAAGGGCGGTCAGGCAGCCCATCAAAAGGGCACGGCGCATGAATTCGACTCGGAAGAGGCGCGCCGGGCCGGGCAGAAAGGCGGTGAAGCCGTCAGCCGCAACCGTGTACACATGGCGGAAATCGGCCGCAAGGGTGGCGAAAGCCGACAATCGGCCCAGCGCGCCAATGAAAGCCGCAGCAGCAGCACGGCAGGCAGCGGCAGCGCCGAGCAGCAAGCCAAGGCGAGCCGGCAAGGCAGCAAAGACGAGGACGACAAGGGCCAGGGCTAG
- a CDS encoding phasin family protein, which produces MSTNSLPPSPIPALKSHLEAQCNFATDLSRKLFDTAQQLSELHLRLAQDLLQEWISASQQLLCARDTGEFMSLAAAQFQPGSNKLRQYQQRLGNLVASANVEMNQTAQYHLPEASRTAVAFADEVARKTAAETEKATQRQRDMEHRDGAGHSGDTSRQSDQVH; this is translated from the coding sequence ATGTCCACAAACAGTCTCCCCCCAAGTCCCATCCCCGCCCTGAAGTCCCATCTGGAGGCCCAGTGCAACTTCGCCACAGACCTATCGCGCAAGCTGTTCGATACGGCGCAGCAACTGAGCGAGCTCCATCTGCGGCTGGCGCAAGACCTGCTGCAGGAGTGGATCAGCGCCAGCCAGCAACTGCTGTGCGCGCGCGACACGGGCGAGTTCATGTCGCTGGCCGCTGCCCAATTCCAGCCGGGCAGCAACAAGCTGCGCCAATACCAGCAGCGACTCGGCAATCTCGTCGCCAGTGCCAATGTCGAGATGAACCAAACGGCACAGTATCACCTGCCCGAAGCGAGCCGCACAGCCGTGGCCTTTGCTGACGAAGTGGCGCGCAAGACAGCGGCAGAAACGGAAAAGGCCACGCAGCGCCAGCGCGACATGGAGCACCGCGATGGCGCGGGCCACAGCGGCGATACCAGCAGGCAATCCGATCAGGTGCATTGA
- the purU gene encoding formyltetrahydrofolate deformylase: MTHPEYILTLSCLDQRGIVHRVSGFLAEHGCNIIDSAQFGDQESQLFFMRVHFALEDGAVSDAQLRSDFADLSQAMQLNGQLHDARVKPRVMLMVSKIGHCLNDLLFRYKSGLLNVEIPAIVSNHMEFYQLAASYNIPFHHLPLAAGAPEAAKLAQEAKIIDLMDTHKIDLVVLARYMQILSPGLCQALDGRAINIHHSFLPSFKGAKPYAQAHLRGVKLIGATAHFVTGDLDEGPIIEQDVERVDHAMDAETLTAIGRDVECVVLARAVKWFVEHRILKNGDKTVVFR; encoded by the coding sequence ATGACGCATCCCGAATACATCCTGACCCTGTCCTGCCTGGACCAGCGCGGCATCGTGCACCGCGTATCCGGCTTCCTGGCCGAACACGGCTGCAACATCATCGATTCCGCCCAGTTCGGCGACCAGGAGTCCCAGCTGTTCTTCATGCGCGTGCATTTCGCGCTCGAAGACGGCGCCGTCAGCGACGCCCAGTTGCGCAGCGACTTCGCCGACCTGTCGCAAGCCATGCAGCTCAATGGCCAATTACACGATGCGCGCGTCAAGCCGCGCGTCATGCTGATGGTGTCGAAGATCGGTCACTGCCTGAACGATTTGCTGTTCCGCTACAAGAGCGGCTTGCTGAACGTGGAAATCCCCGCCATCGTGTCGAACCACATGGAGTTCTACCAGCTGGCGGCCAGCTACAATATTCCCTTCCACCACCTGCCGCTGGCGGCCGGCGCGCCGGAAGCGGCCAAGCTGGCGCAGGAAGCGAAGATCATCGACTTGATGGACACGCACAAGATCGACCTGGTGGTGCTGGCGCGCTACATGCAGATCCTGTCGCCCGGCCTGTGCCAGGCGCTCGACGGCCGCGCCATCAATATTCACCATTCTTTCCTGCCCAGCTTCAAGGGCGCCAAGCCGTATGCGCAGGCGCACTTGCGCGGCGTCAAGCTGATTGGCGCGACGGCCCATTTCGTCACGGGCGACCTGGATGAAGGCCCGATCATCGAGCAGGATGTCGAGCGCGTCGACCATGCGATGGATGCCGAAACGCTGACGGCCATCGGCCGCGACGTCGAGTGCGTGGTGCTGGCGCGTGCCGTGAAATGGTTCGTCGAACACCGCATCCTGAAAAATGGCGACAAGACGGTAGTGTTCCGCTGA